The Solea senegalensis isolate Sse05_10M linkage group LG11, IFAPA_SoseM_1, whole genome shotgun sequence genomic interval TTGTATTTGGTTTAGTGTGAGTTAGTCCTACATCACCCTGTGGATTTGTCTCTTTTCAGTGGTTGCTGACATCCTCTGTGAATTCCTTGAGGTCGCTATTCATCTTATCCTGTATGTCCGCGAAGTTTATCCCTCTGGAATATTccagaagagaaagaaatacaACGTACCTGTGCAGgtacacatacatttacaccCACCAGcaattttattaggtacacttgaCGATGCCTAATAATGTGGCAGGTGAGATACCCAGTATGGTCCTCTGGGGATAGTTGTGTTTGGAGATCTCAGTAAATTGTCTGAGACATaccaccttttttttatcttaatttcGTTATTAGAAATTAAGCAGGTCGAcatgaccatgtctacatgcttAAATGTATTGAGCTGCTGCCGTATGATTGACTGATTACATGTGTTAATTATCCGCTGAATAAGTAATAAAGTGCCAAGTTGGTGTACGTTGTATTTTTATAACATGCTCACAGAAGTGACATCTACTGTTACTTTTACCTCTCATACCTACCTGTCTCTGTGGTGTGTTTATTTCTAGATGTCATGCCACCCAGAGCTAAATCAGTATATTCAAGACACACTACACTGTGTGAAGCCACTCATTGAAAAGGTAAGACATGCACTGGAGGGTACAGATGGATATCAGGTAACGTGTCATCTGTGCTGATGTCTTCCCCCTCTTACCTTCCAGAATGATGCAGAGAAGGTGGTAGTTGTCATCATGGACAAAGAGCATCATCCAGTGGAGAGATTTGTGTTTGAGATTTCCCAACCTCCGCTACTGTCCATCAGGTTTTCTCCtgattcatttatcattattattattattattattatcatattgaACAAATATCTTTCTTGTACTGCTGCCAAATGAACatgcttgttgttttgtgtttatgttgtcaGCTTGACCATGGTCCTGACTTGTGCCTTTTGTTTTCCAGCTCAGACACTTTACTCTCACATGTAGAGCAGCTGCTGAGGGCATTCATCCtgaaaatcagtgtgtgtgacgctgttttaaataataacccACCAGGTAACATCAACAGTGATTAAATATAATTACAGTGGAATAAACAAACGCACAACATactttctattatttattttttaaatcaacacacTTCACAATCCTCCTAGTCAGGATTTGGCACGTCAGTCAGCAAATGCTTAAGTTCAGTCACTTTAAGGAATTACTATGAACCGTGAATGATAAGCATGAGATCATAGATCAGCTCATAGATCTAtttgtttgaccttttttttcttgtttggttACAGGGTGTTCCTTCACAGTACTTGTACATACCAGAGATTCTGCCACCCGCAACATGGAGAAAGTTCAAGTCATCAAGGTGAGGTTTATAAAGCACTGCACTAACACAGCAGTATGTTGTGCATCGTTATCACTACCAGAGGTTTCTTTGTATATTACATAACTGCTTAtagtgattatttttcttactgCAATTATTTAGCATGAAGCTGATTGAGAGAATGCCAAGAGTGTGCAAAGCTGTCAGCAAAGCAAAGGCTGGTGACTTTGAagaatctaaaatataaaacatattctgtttttgtgtactACATAATTCTATGTGCTCTTTCATAGTTTGGATGTCTTCAGTAatgatatatactgtagaaaataaaaataaataaaccaatagTTTAGGCTTATAATTATGGTataaaatgaatggaagacaATTACATTTCACAGTTGGAACAACCCTAATCCAAGCACAGAATAATTGCTGTACATGCATGTgctgtgtaacaaatgtgtGCATTGTCTTCCCCAGGATTTTCCATGGATAGTTGCTGATGAGCAGGAAGTTCACATGCAGGAGCCAAGACTCATCCCACTGAAGACCATGACATCTGACATCGTAAAAGTGAGCACAAATTACCTACTATAGATTAGTTAAGTTAAATAGTTTTAACACTCAGCAGGTGGAAGGTGCTGCTGGTGAGCCAGGAGAGgccattaaaatgaatgattaataATTTATGTGATTATGGGCAAAGATAATTGATAGGAAACGTTTAAGTTACTATTGTAACTATCTGGTCAACAAATGGGCCATTTAAGGTATGGACGTAGACTATTTCTGCAGCCTCTGAGGTCACACACTATGTTGCCTGGTTCTGTGACTCTGTTTTGTTGCATTGAAAATGCCATCATCATTGAAATGCTCCCACACTTGGTGATATTTGCTTGTTCTTTGTCTGTCACAGATGCAGCTCTACGTTGAGGAGAGAGCCCAGAAAACATAGGTGTTACATCTGCAGCAACAGTGAACCATGAACAGTGTCCATAATGTAGCCAGTCAACCGTCAGAGAGaaagatgagtgtgtgtgtttgtgtgtgtgatgggtgAGAGTGAACTGTTGCTACTCAAACACAGTTTGAATTTCATAAAATGCAAATTGTAGTTGGGTTGGACTGTTACATTTGTTGTCTAACCATTATTTAAGCACATATTGCATTTGAATGTAGATTTACTAAATCAtctaaatgtcaacaaaacatcCAGAGGAAGTAAACATCCTGTGGTACCCACTTGTATCAGTTGAACCCCGACTCAGTTGTGTTGCACACCTATGGAAAAAAATACTCATACAGTAACTGTTGTTCTCAACGCCTTAAACCATCTCGCTCTGTTTGAGGTGTGGTTTCATAAATGACAACATTGACACAAGTGTCAAAGCTGTGATGTGTTATGTTTACATAGAGTTCCTGTGGAAAACAAGGATCcctatttgttttcatgtatacTTTTGCAAACATCATTAATGTTTCCTCCATTTTAGTCTGATatcatgtaaaaacattattaaacttttagaaaaaaatgtctttaaagcaTCTGCTCTACAAATCTCTTTTATTCAATCTTATAGGTGCAAATCCTGTTTTACCTTAGCCTCTCGAAATATATATGCTATTTCTTTCAGAAAACTAGttcagtatttttttgtgtaattctgttaaaaaatattataaaagcTAAGAAACTTTTCTCTGCAATGTTTTGGTAAGGTGTTCCACACGGGTCTGGCAGGTGATTTTGGAACCAGATTCACAGATATTTATAGGAATTGACCATTTCAATTGTTATGTCGTAGGGTGCATACTGGGACAGTTATTGGAATGAGAGCTTCTATTTAGTCTTATTAGAATTTAAGATGGGCTTCAGACTGTTGGAATTGATCAAATACAGTCTGCAGGTGTGATACAATGTTGTTTATGTAGAGCTTGAACAGTGGTGGACCTAAGATTGACCCCTGTGGAACACCTTTACCAATTGTGAGGAGGTTGGGTCTCAGTGTTGGCTTGTAATATTGAAAAGCTCACACCAGACTGGTCAACAGGATTTTACCCGAACCTAAAACCAATGACAGTTGCATGAAGATAATGtttaatataacatttgtgCATTAAACAAAATCTATATTGACATTGAAATATTGTCAGTTCTTATGACAATATATATGGCTCCTTTGATTTCCCTTCAGTATTAAGGGATGCTTCATTGtagtttaaaaaatataaattattcaaaatgtatcCACAATGTGCAAGTTCTACTCTTCCCTGGCTTGGCTCCTCTCATGAGCATCTGTGGATGTAGTATCCTGTTACGTATCCTATAATGTAGATGGAAACCAGCGCAGCTAGAGACCCTGCTGTCTTCACTGCTGTTCCGTGGCTGCCGGCACAAATCCTAACGTAGAGTCTGTGAATGTAAGAGAACATGAGGTGGTCAGGTCTAACAACATGTACTGACACGGAATTTATCCAtcgtccatccattttctactttatcctccacatgagggtcgcggggggtgctatgccagtcccagctgacatggggcaaaaggcagggtcacactcTGGACTGATCGACAGCccgtcacagggacacatacagacaaacacacctacagtcaatttagactGTCCCATTTGCCTCACcaccaaatctgcatgtttcaaATCCgtagaacctggagaaaacccacgcacacatggggagaacatttATATTTCGTGAATTGCATATTTTGGTGTGAGTCGTGTGAAACGCACAAACATGCGCTTAATTAACCCCATTATGAAAATGTCATGTATCCAGTTAGTGATGGCAATGCTGGCAAATGTGATCTAAAAATATGATGAAGGTTAAGTGtgcaagaattagtgacatttaatggtGAGAATGCAGACTAGGACTCCTGCGTTCACTCCTCGCAGCATGTCGGGTAACTACGGTGGCCTCGctctttgtttacagtgttaGCTTCTGCATGCTtgggctggtttgtccattcaggctgctgtagaaacacaaaatgactcaaaatggcagcctctgtaaagcaagacccttgcctAAATTACATACCGAAGGCTACAGAAaccaaacaatatttatttaatcatctAACCCAAGCCGTACTCGAGCAGTATTATCAGAGTAATCCATACCCTGACTGACAATGCTcagtaaaaatgttatatttagtaTTTGGAGCGAGCGTGTCTCACCTCATCACAGCAGACTGTGATGTCTCCACGTTCATGTTGATGTCGTCCTCGTTCCAGCGATCATACTGCACACTGCCGGCTTTGATGGAGTCCATGAGGGAAGACTTTCCTCTCACAGGTTTATCTGCTGCCTGGAATCGGGTTCAGGTTCAGAGTTTGCAACGAGAATGTCTACAACTCTGGTGAGCATATTTATTAATGAGGCATTGTGACATTTCATGTGGTGTCATGGGATAGTCACTGCATAAAAATAGTTTGATACACATTGTCACAGCATTTTCGACCTCCATTTCACCATTTAAAGTGCTATCGATATGCGACATTTAAAACTAACTGGTGCCATATCACAACATGCATCATGTCAAGGCCCTTTAATGTATAATCACAGCAATACAGAGATAACAAACAGCTCCCACAATGTGCAAACACTTGCTGACATTGGAGAAAAGCCAGGACGAAACATTGAAAAGACTGGGATTAAGGCTGCACTTTAAATAAACTGTTTAATCAATGATCAAAGCCGTGCGTTAACGATCGTCATTCAGGGAAGAATTCAGATGAAATGAGATCATTGTATACTTGTATACGCACCTTAGTCAGAAATAGTTAGCGCTCTGGTTTCCAGGACATTAAAAGACACAACTGAGACTGGGTGAACTGTTCCTCCTGCTTGGTCATAGTTCATGTGTTCTCTGTTCAAGTCACCCTGTCATAAAGGATCGGGCTGTTGTCTTTCACCTCTTTAAATGACTCCTACTCTGTGATAAAGAGCAACGTGTGCAGCACTTTTCCTGTTTCATTAATCATCACACCTGTGCAGAGCGTGGACTGTGAAGCTCATTTTCTGCTGAACTAGACTGACAGTTGCCTGTGTTTGTAGATGTAAAGAAATCAAGCACACTtagctcactcactcatttacagTTATTACTGTAAATATGCTAATGTCGCATGAGGTGAAGATTCAGTCCATCATAAAAAGTCACATACAGCGTGTTTTCAGTGAGGAAAACTGAGTCCCTGTGGAACATGCCTTCAGAATACATTGCGATCCAAATCACCTCTGTTCTGtcacaagaaaacacataaCCTGTTacatcaatattaatataatcCAGAGTTTAAGATTACACAGAGAATCTGCAAGACACTGATACACACATGTGGTGTGTTCTTATTCTctctctgacctctgaactcGACCATTCTCTGGAAACTCCAGAGATGATTGTGCATGAAAACCTGAGTTGGTCAGCATTTTCAGACCAGGCTGTCTGGTACCAAAAACCAGTTCACTTTCAAACTCACTCCAACTCCAACACTTAAATTGCCTTTCCTTTTTATTAGCAGGTCGTCTTCACCATATGTCTAAGTCCACTGAGCTGCTGTAAAGTGATTGACTGATAAGATTATTTTGTTACCAAGCAGCTGAAGACAATGTTGTCCAGTGCTGCCGCCCTGTGGAGGCACATAAACACCTGCTACATCTTTTCTGCTTTGCCTCTCTGATatacacctttaaaaaaatcaaatacaagATGTGATGTATTTGAGCTCCACCTTCTCTAACACAGTTTGTATGTAAACTTGAtgtcaataaaaacatcacCACCCTTCAGACCTTTAACCTTTGCTTGCAAATCTTTACATTAATAAACAATTTAATCAACAATGTAACTATTACACACATGTTTATCCTATCAGCTTTGTAAGTAAGCTTGACTTTGAAAATGTTTCTATTGgtaaaaaacaagtaaaaatcCGTAACATGAGCATCGTGGAACATAAGACAGTATAAAACGAATGCCTTTTTCTTCCTGTGGTGCAATGACAGCGGTGACCGTGTTATGACTCTGTGGAGGGCCTCTGCTCCACTGACGCTCGGATGACCTTTGGTACAGGACACAGAACAGACTCAAACTGAGGCCACGGAAATAAACAGAGGAGCTGAGCTGATCCTCCACATGTTCATGACCTGATCTGGAATAACAGCAAAGAATGGCTCCTGACTGTGCGATCGGATGAGTTGGATTTAGCTTCATGGATTTTTCTGCCACGTGTAAATCTTCTTCTTCCGAGTGAAAGACAACAATGTTATCCTTCATCGCCTCGCTTTTTCCCACTTCCTTCCTGCCTGGTTGGTTGATTTTAGATGCAAATCCACTGATTAGTTTACTTCAAGGTGAGCTCATACATtttctctgacatcatcattgTTACAGACTGTTTCTAAACTGCACATGTGGCTGCACTGTGTTATTACTACTCAAACCATGTTGTGTGACCTGCAGGACTCGTAGGTTCGTGTGGGATCGCTGTTCTGTGCTCCTTGATGAGAGTGCACTTATTTTTAGAAGACGAAAGGTGAGGAAAATGTTCATACTTGAAGGTGACTTATTGTTCTGACCACAGTCTCATCAAAGTTGTTTCCATTTGTCCTTTTCCCAACAACCCACAGTTGCAGGGATGAAAAAGAATCATCAAACCATA includes:
- the mad2l2 gene encoding mitotic spindle assembly checkpoint protein MAD2B; this translates as MTTLTRQDLNFGQVVADILCEFLEVAIHLILYVREVYPSGIFQKRKKYNVPVQMSCHPELNQYIQDTLHCVKPLIEKNDAEKVVVVIMDKEHHPVERFVFEISQPPLLSISSDTLLSHVEQLLRAFILKISVCDAVLNNNPPGCSFTVLVHTRDSATRNMEKVQVIKDFPWIVADEQEVHMQEPRLIPLKTMTSDIVKMQLYVEERAQKT